Below is a window of Wenzhouxiangella sp. XN201 DNA.
AAGCTCATGCCCGGTTCAACCTTGTCGACGCCGTCGAAGGCTTCCTTCGGTACGTCCTGGATGAGGTCTTCGCGATACGGGCCGTAGCCTTCCTCGGGCGGAATGGCCACTTCCAGCTCTTCGCCTTCGGCCTTGCCTTCGATCGCCTTCTCGAGGCCCGGAATGATGTTCTGGTGGCCGTGCAAGTACTCGAGCGGCTCGCGGCCTTCGGAGGTGTCGATGACCTGGCCGTCGTCTCCGGTCAGGGTGTAGTCGATGGCGACGACGGTATTGTTCGCAATTTCCATGTTGATCCTGCTGTCGATGTTTGGTGAACAGACTAACATGGAGGGTTGCGCGGAGGCTTTCAACCGCCCCCGCGAAAGGCCTTTTCAGGCCGGGAATGTGCGCTCGATGGCGGCGCGCGTGTCGATGCCTGCCGGCAGGGTGCCGAACAGCCCGGCACCGGCCGCTTCAAGGCGGCTTCGGCAAAAGGCTTCGGCCAGCGGGCTGTCGGCCTCAAGCAGAATGGCGGCCTGCAAGCACAACACCATGGCCTCGCTGATCCGCCGGGCATGGGCCTGGGCGCTGTCAGGGTTGCCGAGGTCGGCGGTGATGGCATCGAGGCGCTTTCCGATGCCGGGGTGAGCGTCGTGATGAGGTTCGATCGCGGCAATGAAGGCCTCCAGACAGCGCGGCTCTCGCGCGACCGCGCGCAGCACGTCCAGGCACTGGATATTGCCCGAGCCTTCCCAGATGGCATTGACGGGGGCTTCGCGGTAGAGCCGCGGCAGGATCGATTCCTCGACATAACCCGCGCCGCCGAGGCATTCCTGGGCCTCGTTGATGGCGCCGACGGCACGCTTGCACACCCAGTACTTGGCCACCGGCGTGGCGATTCTTGCCAGCAGCTCAGCCTGCTCGTCGCCACCTCCGGCGCGTTCGAACAGGCCGGCGAGCCGCAGCGCCAGTGCGGTGGCCGCTTCCGATTCGATCGCCAGGTCGGCCAGCACACCGGCCATGGCGGGCTGCTCGATCAGGTGGTTGCCGAAGGCCTTGCGGCCGCGGCAGTGGTGAATGGCCTCGACCACGGCCTTGTGGGTGAGCGAGGCCGACCCGATGACGCAATCCAGGCGGGTTTCGGCGACCATGCGGATGATGGTGGCCACGCCGCGGCCGGGCTCGCCCACCAACTGCGCCCAGGTGCCGGGGTACTCGATTTCGGCCGAGGCGTTCGAGCGATTGCCCAGTTTGTCCTTCAGCCGCATGATGTGGAAGGGATTGATCGAGCCGTCGGGCCGGAAGCGCGGTACCAGGAAGCAGCTCAATCCCTCATCGGTCTGTGCCAGGGTCAGGAAGGCGTCGCACATGGGTGCCGAGCAGAACCACTTGTGGCCGACCAGTTCGTACTCTCCGCCGGGCCCACCCGATGCCAGCGGTGTGGCCCGGGTGGTGTTGGCGCGCACATCCGAGCCGCCCTGCTTTTCGGTCATGGCCATGCCGAGCGTTGCGCCGTGCTTTTGGTCCGGCGGCAGAAAGCGCGCGTCGTAAGCCGATGCCATCACGCGCGGTTCCCACACCTCGGCTACCTCCGGCTGCAGGCGCAGCGCCGGAATCACCGCATGGGTCATGGTGATCGGGCACATCGTGCCGGCTTCGAACTGGTTGTGCA
It encodes the following:
- a CDS encoding acyl-CoA dehydrogenase family protein, which encodes MNNPPVNPPAPTHTVFNQPEALVDYNPFDTHPALQQSLEREGGEAFVDQVREFAQVAASEIGPLGFDANEFTPRLRSHDRFGHRIDQVDYHPAYHRIMKISLGHGLGSLTWTGKPGARIARSAMMFLHNQFEAGTMCPITMTHAVIPALRLQPEVAEVWEPRVMASAYDARFLPPDQKHGATLGMAMTEKQGGSDVRANTTRATPLASGGPGGEYELVGHKWFCSAPMCDAFLTLAQTDEGLSCFLVPRFRPDGSINPFHIMRLKDKLGNRSNASAEIEYPGTWAQLVGEPGRGVATIIRMVAETRLDCVIGSASLTHKAVVEAIHHCRGRKAFGNHLIEQPAMAGVLADLAIESEAATALALRLAGLFERAGGGDEQAELLARIATPVAKYWVCKRAVGAINEAQECLGGAGYVEESILPRLYREAPVNAIWEGSGNIQCLDVLRAVAREPRCLEAFIAAIEPHHDAHPGIGKRLDAITADLGNPDSAQAHARRISEAMVLCLQAAILLEADSPLAEAFCRSRLEAAGAGLFGTLPAGIDTRAAIERTFPA
- a CDS encoding peptidylprolyl isomerase, producing MEIANNTVVAIDYTLTGDDGQVIDTSEGREPLEYLHGHQNIIPGLEKAIEGKAEGEELEVAIPPEEGYGPYREDLIQDVPKEAFDGVDKVEPGMSFRAESNAGPMTVTVKEVGDETVTVDGNHMLAGKVLNFKVAIKGVREATEEEISQGTVAA